The following proteins come from a genomic window of Populus alba chromosome 12, ASM523922v2, whole genome shotgun sequence:
- the LOC118060599 gene encoding chloride conductance regulatory protein ICln, producing MAPGLRQFTERRGDGAGQPVIDTENGEELMLVCREVSIVIGNGSPESPGTLYISTKKVVWLSDVDRTKGYAVDFLSISLHAVSRDPEAYPSPCIYTQIETVEDENESEGSDSECSDALDLSKVTEMRLVPSDPSQLDTLFQVFCECAELNPEPVEDNEEEHNWIFSADQLADETAEAEDSEWNFSQNPTSSIGHSNGDHDLARTVLELQINDHRFEDAEEMEHEHEHESEGRH from the exons atggCACCAGGTTTAAGACAATTCACCGAGAGAAGAGGAGACGGTGCTGGACAACCAGTTATTGACACCGAAAATGGCGAGGAGCTTATGCTCGTGTGTCGTGAAGTCTCCATTGTCATCGGCAACGGGTCCCCTGAATCTCCAGGCACTCTTTACATCTCCACAAA GAAAGTTGTGTGGTTAAGTGATGTGGACAGGACAAAAGGTTACGCAGTTGATTTCTTGTCTATTTCACTTCATGCTGTTTCAAGAGATCCTGAGGCTTACCCTTCTCCTTGTATCTACACTCAA attGAGACTGTAGAGGATGAAAATGAATCAGAAGGATCGGATTCAGAATGTAGTGATGCCTTAGACTTGTCAAAAGTCACGGAGATGAGACTTGTTCCTTCGGACCCTAGCCAAT tggATACTTTGTTTCAGGTATTCTGTGAGTGCGCTGAGCTAAATCCTGAACCAGTTGAAG ATAACGAGGAAGAACATAATTGGATCTTTAGTGCCGATCAACTGGCAGATGAAACTGCTG AAGCGGAAGATTCTGAATGGAATTTCTCTCAAAATCCAACAAGTTCAATTGGTCATTCAAATGGGGATCATGACCTAGCTCGCACAGTGCTTGAG CTCCAAATCAATGATCACCGGTTTGAAGATGCAGAAGAGATGGAACATGAACATGAACATGAAAGCGAGGGTCGCCATTAG